Proteins from one Impatiens glandulifera chromosome 2, dImpGla2.1, whole genome shotgun sequence genomic window:
- the LOC124926477 gene encoding WAT1-related protein At1g43650: MERNKVYAIVFFIQCVYAGMALFSKAAISKGMNPYVFVVYRQAFATTALAPFALLVERNKSCPMSFTLLFKIFLVSLFGITLSLNLYYYAMTYTSATYAAATTNMIPSITFIIAFIFGLETINIKKWNGVAKIMGTVMGVCGALVFAFVKGPTLNFFKTNQNIKNNNNNNDINSKGDHEWVKGSLLMLLANTAWSFWLVIQVPIVKQYPMKLRLTALQCLLSCLQSTVFAVAMVRDVSDWKIGWDIHLLSVAYCGVVVTGITYWLQVWVIEKRGPVFTAIFTPLALLLTAIFSALLWNEIFHLGSVCGVLLLVGGLYGVLWGKSKEIKLETIQQKTEETKELESITTTN; encoded by the exons ATGGAGAGAAATAAGGTTTATGCTATAGTGTTCTTCATTCAATGTGTTTATGCAGGCATGGCCTTATTCTCCAAAGCAGCCATTTCCAAAGGAATGAACCcttatgtttttgttgtttataGACAAGCCTTTGCCACCACTGCCTTGGCTCCTTTTGCTTTACTTGTTGAAAG GAACAAGTCTTGTCCCATGtccttcaccttgttgttcaaGATATTCCTAGTTTCCTTGTTCgg GATTACTTTGAGCTTGAATCTTTATTACTACGCGATGACATACACATCTGCCACATATGCTGCCGCCACGACAAACATGATCCCCTCCATCACCTTTATCATCGCGTTTATCTTCGG ATTGGAAACCATAAATATCAAGAAATGGAATGGAGTGGCTAAGATCATGGGCACAGTTATGGGTGTTTGTGGAGCTTTGGTGTTTGCTTTTGTAAAGGGTCcaactttgaattttttcaagaccaatcaaaatataaagaataataataataataatgatattaattCAAAAGGTGATCATGAATGGGTGAAAGGATCATTGCTCATGCTTCTGGCTAACACTGCATGGTCTTTTTGGCTTGTTATTcag gtTCCTATAGTCAAACAATACCCGATGAAACTAAGGTTGACAGCTCTTCAATGTTTGTTAAGTTGCTTGCAGTCTACTGTTTTCGCGGTCGCGATGGTTAGAGATGTTTCGGATTGGAAGATTGGATGGGATATTCATCTTCTCTCCGTCGCATATTGT GGAGTGGTGGTGACTGGAATTACATATTGGTTGCAAGTATGGGTAATAGAGAAGAGAGGTCCTGTTTTCACAGCCATATTCACTCCATTAGCACTCCTCTTAACTGCCATCTTCTCAGCACTTCTATGGAATGAGATTTTTCACTTGGGAAG TGTTTGTGGAGTTCTTTTGCTGGTGGGTGGGCTCTATGGTGTTTTATGGGGGAAGAGCAAAGAAATTAAATTGGAAACAATTCAACAAAAGACAGAAGAAACCAAGGAGTTGGAGAGCATTACtacaacaaattaa